In a genomic window of Curtobacterium flaccumfaciens pv. betae:
- the sdhD gene encoding succinate dehydrogenase, hydrophobic membrane anchor protein has translation MTTQIVEPPRSAAAARSTTNWEKWGWIYMRASGVLLVVLIFGHLFVNMVAGEGVKQIDFAFVAGKWANPFWQVWDSLMLVLALIHGSNGMRTIVNDYVSKPGIRKTLLVAILAACVVLIVLGLLVCWTFDPCPAGAAAADLPSFCPAQ, from the coding sequence ATGACCACGCAGATCGTCGAACCTCCCCGCTCGGCCGCAGCCGCCCGCAGCACCACCAACTGGGAGAAGTGGGGCTGGATCTACATGCGCGCTTCGGGCGTGCTGCTCGTCGTGCTGATCTTCGGCCACCTCTTCGTCAACATGGTGGCGGGCGAGGGCGTCAAGCAGATCGACTTCGCCTTCGTCGCCGGCAAGTGGGCCAACCCCTTCTGGCAGGTCTGGGACTCGCTCATGCTGGTCCTCGCCCTCATCCACGGCTCGAACGGCATGCGCACGATCGTCAACGACTACGTGTCGAAGCCCGGCATCCGCAAGACCCTCCTCGTCGCGATCCTGGCCGCCTGCGTCGTGCTGATCGTGCTCGGGCTCCTCGTCTGCTGGACCTTCGACCCGTGCCCCGCCGGCGCCGCTGCCGCCGACCTGCCGTCCTTCTGCCCCGCGCAGTAG
- a CDS encoding ABC transporter permease produces MTTPPPDNTQQPTPAAHGTADAPLTDDRLQEVESTPHLMTDSAEDTERRNGAGGDRWQAALQGILNGSVLVTVLAVVLALVACGILIAVTDENVRATAGYFFARPTDMLQAVGTAVGGAYASLFQGSVFNFGADSFQQAIGPLTRSVDYSVPLIAAGLGIALSFRAGLFNIGGQGQILMGAAAAGWVGFSFDGPAAIHIPLTILAGIVGGAVWGGIVGVLKARTGANEVVVTIMLNYVALYLVSYLLRTPGLLQAPGSSNPISPATKESALLPQLFGVRYGVDLGFIVAIIAVVVVWWLVNKSSLGFRFRTIGENPRAARVAGMSVPSLTIWVMLISGALVGIAGAYQVQGAVTSGFTSGIDAGIGFDAITVALLGRSKPWGVFWAAILFGVLKNGGYAMQAANGIPIDIVGVIQALIVLFIAAPPLVRAIFRIPQPGARKRTKTSKTSKKAVAA; encoded by the coding sequence GTGACCACCCCACCGCCAGACAACACGCAGCAGCCGACCCCGGCTGCGCACGGCACCGCGGACGCCCCGCTCACCGACGACCGTCTGCAGGAGGTCGAGTCGACCCCGCACCTGATGACGGACTCGGCAGAGGACACCGAGCGCCGCAACGGCGCCGGTGGTGACCGCTGGCAGGCCGCCCTGCAGGGGATCCTGAACGGCTCCGTGCTCGTCACGGTGCTCGCCGTCGTCCTCGCGCTGGTCGCCTGCGGCATCCTCATCGCCGTGACGGACGAGAACGTCCGTGCCACCGCCGGGTACTTCTTCGCCCGCCCGACGGACATGCTCCAGGCGGTCGGCACCGCGGTCGGCGGCGCGTACGCCTCGCTGTTCCAGGGCTCGGTGTTCAACTTCGGCGCGGACTCGTTCCAGCAGGCGATCGGGCCGCTCACGCGGTCCGTCGATTACTCGGTGCCGCTCATCGCCGCCGGACTCGGGATCGCGCTGTCGTTCCGCGCCGGGCTGTTCAACATCGGCGGCCAGGGGCAGATCCTGATGGGCGCCGCTGCCGCCGGGTGGGTCGGGTTCTCGTTCGACGGACCCGCCGCGATCCACATCCCGCTCACGATCCTCGCCGGCATCGTCGGCGGCGCGGTCTGGGGTGGCATCGTCGGGGTGCTCAAGGCCCGGACGGGTGCGAACGAGGTGGTCGTCACGATCATGCTCAACTACGTCGCGCTCTACCTGGTCAGCTACCTGCTCCGCACCCCGGGCCTGCTGCAGGCCCCGGGCAGCAGCAACCCGATCTCGCCCGCCACGAAGGAGAGCGCCCTGCTGCCGCAGCTCTTCGGCGTGCGGTACGGCGTGGACCTCGGGTTCATCGTCGCGATCATCGCGGTCGTCGTCGTCTGGTGGCTCGTCAACAAGTCGTCGCTCGGCTTCCGGTTCCGCACCATCGGTGAGAACCCCCGTGCCGCCCGCGTGGCCGGCATGAGCGTCCCGTCGCTGACCATCTGGGTGATGCTGATCTCCGGTGCCCTGGTGGGCATCGCCGGCGCCTACCAGGTGCAGGGCGCCGTCACCTCGGGCTTCACCTCGGGCATCGACGCCGGCATCGGCTTCGACGCCATCACCGTGGCCCTGCTCGGCCGCTCCAAGCCCTGGGGTGTGTTCTGGGCGGCCATCCTGTTCGGCGTGCTGAAGAACGGTGGATACGCCATGCAGGCCGCCAACGGCATCCCGATCGACATCGTCGGGGTCATCCAGGCCCTCATCGTCCTCTTCATCGCGGCGCCGCCGCTCGTCCGCGCGATCTTCCGGATCCCGCAGCCGGGTGCACGCAAGCGCACGAAGACGAGCAAGACCAGCAAGAAGGCGGTCGCCGCATGA
- a CDS encoding ABC transporter ATP-binding protein — protein sequence MKLELRGITKRFGALVANDHISLTVEPGEVHCLLGENGAGKSTLMNVLYGLYDADEGEILLDDVVQDFDGPGDAMRAGIGMVHQHFMLVPVFTVAENVMLGQEQTTFGGRLDLAGARKRVQEISDRFGFDVDPDAKVEDLPVGVQQRVEIIKALSRDASVLVFDEPTAVLTPQETDELMGIMRQLREAGTAIVFITHKLREVREVADRITVIRLGKVVGEASPTATNNELAALMVGRAVSLVVDKEPSTGGDDALVVEHLTVTDPSGIVLVDDVSFTVRRGEVLAIAGVQGNGQTELTEAIIGLEPAHAGRITLDGKELTGRSVKQVLDAGVGFVPEDRKEDGLVGEFTIAENLMLDRADHAEFVRAGTIRSAERDAFADEKIAEFDIRTPGRTTAAGRLSGGNQQKIVLARELSRELRLFVAAQPTRGIDVGSIEFVHKRIVATRDTGVPVIVVSTELDEVVALADRIAVMYRGGIVGIVPATTPRDVLGLMMAGEIPEGTELAA from the coding sequence ATGAAGCTCGAACTCCGCGGCATCACCAAGCGGTTCGGCGCCCTGGTCGCCAACGACCACATCTCGCTCACCGTCGAGCCGGGTGAGGTCCACTGCCTCCTGGGTGAGAACGGCGCCGGCAAGTCCACCCTGATGAACGTCCTGTACGGCCTGTACGACGCCGACGAGGGCGAGATCCTGCTCGACGACGTGGTGCAGGACTTCGACGGCCCCGGTGACGCCATGCGCGCCGGCATCGGCATGGTGCACCAGCACTTCATGCTCGTGCCCGTGTTCACCGTCGCCGAGAACGTCATGCTGGGCCAGGAGCAGACCACCTTCGGCGGGCGGCTCGACCTGGCCGGTGCCCGCAAGCGCGTGCAGGAGATCTCCGACCGCTTCGGGTTCGACGTCGACCCCGACGCCAAGGTCGAGGACCTGCCCGTCGGCGTGCAGCAGCGCGTCGAGATCATCAAGGCGCTGTCCCGCGACGCCTCCGTGCTGGTGTTCGACGAGCCGACAGCCGTCCTCACCCCGCAGGAGACCGACGAGCTGATGGGCATCATGCGCCAGCTCCGCGAAGCCGGCACCGCGATCGTCTTCATCACCCACAAGCTCCGCGAGGTGCGCGAGGTCGCCGACCGCATCACGGTCATCCGTCTCGGCAAGGTCGTCGGCGAAGCCTCGCCGACCGCCACGAACAACGAGCTGGCCGCGCTGATGGTCGGCCGTGCCGTCTCGCTCGTGGTCGACAAAGAACCCTCGACCGGTGGCGACGACGCCCTGGTCGTCGAGCACCTCACCGTCACCGACCCGTCCGGCATCGTGCTCGTCGACGACGTCTCCTTCACGGTGCGTCGCGGCGAGGTCCTGGCGATCGCCGGGGTGCAGGGCAACGGCCAGACCGAGCTCACCGAGGCGATCATCGGCCTCGAGCCCGCCCACGCCGGCCGGATCACCCTGGACGGCAAGGAGCTCACCGGCCGGAGCGTCAAGCAGGTGCTCGACGCGGGCGTCGGCTTCGTCCCCGAGGACCGCAAGGAGGACGGCCTGGTCGGCGAGTTCACCATCGCCGAGAACCTGATGCTCGACCGGGCCGACCACGCCGAGTTCGTCCGCGCCGGCACGATCCGGTCGGCGGAACGCGACGCCTTCGCCGACGAGAAGATCGCCGAGTTCGACATCCGCACCCCCGGCCGCACCACCGCGGCCGGTCGGCTGTCCGGCGGGAACCAGCAGAAGATCGTCCTGGCGCGCGAACTGAGCCGTGAACTGCGGCTGTTCGTCGCCGCGCAGCCCACCCGCGGCATCGACGTGGGCTCGATCGAGTTCGTCCACAAGCGCATCGTCGCCACCCGCGACACCGGGGTGCCGGTCATCGTCGTCTCCACCGAGCTCGACGAGGTCGTCGCCCTGGCCGACCGCATCGCCGTGATGTACCGCGGCGGCATCGTCGGCATCGTCCCCGCGACCACCCCCCGCGACGTCCTCGGCCTCATGATGGCCGGGGAGATCCCCGAAGGAACGGAGCTGGCCGCATGA
- the sdhA gene encoding succinate dehydrogenase flavoprotein subunit, translated as MTETTVHHHQFDIVIIGAGGAGMRAAIEAGPKAKTAVISKLYPTRSHTGAAQGGMAAALANVEEDSWEWHTFDTIKGGDYLVDQDAAEILAKEAIDAVIDLENMGLPFNRTPEGKIDQRRFGGHTRDHGKSPVRRACYAADRTGHMILQTLFQNCVKLGVEFYNEFYALDLIMVDVVGDDGVTRQQPAGVVAFELATGELHVFHAKAMIFATGGFGKMYKTTSNAHTLTGDGVGIVWRKGLPLEDMEFFQFHPTGLAGLGILLTEGARGEGAILRNASGERFMERYAPTIKDLAPRDIVARCMVQEVAEGRGAGPNKDYVLLDCTHLGAEVLETKLPDITEFARTYLGVDPVVEPVPVMPTAHYAMGGIPTNVKAEVLYDNTTVVPGLYAAGECACVSVHGSNRLGTNSLLDINVFGKRSGNNAAEWVQTAEFLPLPEDPAAGVRGMLDQLRASTGTERVSALRKELQEEMDKNAQVFRTDESLARVTETLHTLRNRFMQVSVQDKGKRFNTDLLEAVELGFLLDLAEVVVYSARNRKESRGGHMRDDYPKRDDENYMQHTMAYLTGDPHSSLADDHITLDWKPVVITRYQPMERKY; from the coding sequence GTGACCGAGACCACCGTCCACCACCACCAGTTCGACATCGTCATCATCGGCGCCGGAGGCGCGGGCATGCGAGCCGCGATCGAAGCCGGCCCGAAGGCGAAGACGGCCGTCATCTCGAAGCTCTACCCCACCCGGTCGCACACCGGTGCGGCGCAGGGCGGGATGGCCGCGGCCCTCGCCAACGTCGAAGAGGACTCGTGGGAGTGGCACACGTTCGACACGATCAAGGGCGGCGACTACCTGGTCGACCAGGACGCCGCCGAGATCCTGGCGAAAGAGGCGATCGACGCCGTCATCGACCTCGAGAACATGGGCCTGCCGTTCAACCGCACGCCCGAGGGCAAGATCGACCAGCGCCGTTTCGGTGGCCACACCCGCGACCACGGCAAGTCCCCGGTCCGACGGGCCTGCTACGCAGCAGACCGCACCGGCCACATGATCCTGCAGACGCTGTTCCAGAACTGCGTGAAGCTCGGCGTCGAGTTCTACAACGAGTTCTACGCGCTCGACCTCATCATGGTCGACGTCGTCGGTGACGACGGTGTCACCCGCCAGCAGCCGGCCGGCGTCGTCGCGTTCGAGCTCGCGACCGGTGAGCTGCACGTCTTCCACGCCAAGGCGATGATCTTCGCGACCGGCGGCTTCGGCAAGATGTACAAGACCACCTCGAACGCGCACACCCTGACCGGCGACGGCGTCGGCATCGTGTGGCGCAAGGGCCTGCCGCTCGAGGACATGGAGTTCTTCCAGTTCCACCCGACCGGGCTCGCCGGGCTCGGCATCCTGCTGACCGAGGGCGCCCGCGGCGAGGGCGCGATCCTCCGGAACGCCTCGGGTGAGCGCTTCATGGAGCGGTACGCCCCCACCATCAAGGACCTCGCTCCGCGTGACATCGTCGCGCGCTGCATGGTGCAGGAAGTCGCCGAGGGCCGGGGTGCCGGACCGAACAAGGACTACGTGCTGCTCGACTGCACGCACCTGGGCGCCGAGGTCCTCGAGACGAAGCTGCCGGACATCACCGAGTTCGCCCGCACGTACCTCGGCGTCGACCCCGTCGTCGAGCCGGTGCCCGTGATGCCGACCGCGCACTACGCGATGGGCGGGATCCCGACGAACGTCAAGGCCGAGGTCCTGTACGACAACACCACCGTCGTCCCGGGCCTGTACGCCGCCGGCGAGTGCGCCTGCGTCTCCGTGCACGGCTCCAACCGCCTCGGCACCAACTCGCTGCTCGACATCAACGTCTTCGGCAAGCGCTCGGGCAACAACGCTGCCGAGTGGGTCCAGACCGCCGAGTTCCTCCCCCTGCCGGAAGACCCGGCGGCCGGAGTCCGCGGCATGCTCGACCAGCTCCGTGCCTCGACCGGCACCGAGCGCGTCTCCGCCCTCCGCAAGGAACTGCAGGAGGAGATGGACAAGAACGCGCAGGTGTTCCGCACGGACGAGTCGCTGGCCCGCGTCACCGAGACCCTGCACACGCTCCGCAACCGCTTCATGCAGGTCTCCGTGCAGGACAAGGGCAAGCGGTTCAACACCGACCTGCTCGAGGCCGTCGAGCTCGGGTTCCTGCTCGACCTGGCCGAGGTCGTCGTCTACTCCGCGCGCAACCGCAAGGAGAGCCGTGGCGGCCACATGCGCGACGACTACCCGAAGCGCGACGACGAGAACTACATGCAGCACACCATGGCGTACCTGACGGGCGACCCGCACTCGTCACTCGCCGACGACCACATCACGCTCGACTGGAAGCCCGTCGTCATCACGCGGTACCAGCCGATGGAGAGGAAGTACTGA
- a CDS encoding mannose-1-phosphate guanylyltransferase produces the protein MADALEDFYAIIPAGGIGSRLWPLSRADAPKFLHDLTGSGTSLLRQTWDRLAPLAGDQRIMVVTGRAHRVAVESQLPGVEDHNVVLESEPKDSTAAIGLAAAILVRREPDVVIGSFAADHVIGDARGFRRSVREAVAVARAGYVTTIGITPTEPAIGFGYINADTAALDIEGAPTAHAVKSFVEKPDLDTARSYVEQGNYLWNAGMFIARADVLLAEIGRTKPELLAGINELADAWDTSARGAVVDAVWPMLEKIAIDYTVAEPAAAAGRMAVVPGDFDWDDVGDFASLAKLQSGGRPNNLAVLGDGARILADSSSGIVISHSQRLISLIGVEDIVVVDTPDALLVTTSANAQRVKGVVDALKISGRGDVL, from the coding sequence GTGGCTGACGCTCTCGAAGACTTCTACGCGATCATCCCCGCAGGGGGCATCGGATCGCGCCTGTGGCCGTTGTCGCGCGCGGACGCACCCAAGTTCCTGCACGACCTGACGGGTTCCGGCACCTCGCTGCTGCGGCAGACCTGGGACCGCCTGGCGCCGCTCGCCGGCGACCAGCGGATCATGGTCGTCACCGGCCGTGCGCACCGGGTCGCGGTGGAGTCGCAGCTGCCCGGCGTCGAGGACCACAACGTGGTGCTCGAGAGCGAGCCGAAGGACTCCACGGCCGCCATCGGCCTGGCCGCGGCGATCCTGGTGCGCCGCGAGCCCGACGTCGTCATCGGCTCGTTCGCCGCCGACCACGTCATCGGGGACGCCCGCGGCTTCCGTCGTTCGGTGCGCGAGGCCGTCGCCGTCGCACGCGCCGGCTACGTGACGACCATCGGCATCACCCCGACGGAGCCCGCGATCGGCTTCGGCTACATCAACGCCGACACCGCCGCGCTCGACATCGAGGGTGCCCCGACCGCACACGCGGTGAAGTCGTTCGTCGAGAAGCCCGACCTGGACACCGCCCGCTCCTACGTCGAGCAGGGCAACTACCTCTGGAACGCCGGCATGTTCATCGCCCGCGCCGACGTGCTGCTCGCCGAGATCGGCCGGACGAAGCCCGAGCTGCTGGCCGGCATCAACGAGCTCGCCGACGCCTGGGACACCTCGGCCCGCGGCGCCGTCGTCGACGCCGTCTGGCCGATGCTCGAGAAGATCGCCATCGACTACACCGTCGCCGAGCCGGCCGCAGCCGCCGGACGCATGGCGGTCGTCCCCGGCGACTTCGACTGGGACGACGTGGGGGACTTCGCCTCCCTCGCCAAGCTGCAGTCCGGCGGTCGGCCGAACAACCTCGCCGTGCTCGGGGACGGTGCCCGCATCCTGGCGGACTCGTCGAGCGGCATCGTGATCTCGCACAGTCAGCGACTCATCTCGCTCATCGGCGTCGAGGACATCGTCGTCGTGGACACCCCGGACGCCCTGCTCGTCACCACCAGCGCGAACGCGCAGCGGGTGAAGGGTGTTGTGGATGCCCTGAAGATCAGCGGCCGGGGCGACGTCCTGTAG
- a CDS encoding glycosyltransferase family 4 protein — protein sequence MSARSVERGTSPRTVAVVTESFLPTLNGVTTSVLAVLDHLERRGHRAVVIAPDTPGLAQFRSRSAVERYRSFDVHRIPAVAYRQFPVALPHPVLDTILAASGADVLHAASPFLLGGRAITAAGRLGIPSVAVFQTDVAGFARRNGLTATVPLVRKILGRIHAGASLTLAPSSATAAMLAEEGVPRVARWGRGVDTELFHPARRSTGHVRALRRRLAPNGETIVGYVGRLAPEKEVERLAELGGVPGIRVVVAGGGPSRAMLERRLRHLDVTFTGPLRGDALADAYAALDLFVHTGPAETFGQTLQEAHASGLPVIAPASGGPLDLVAPGLDGEFYDADAPQALRHAVLRLHHDRALAERMGSAGRLRVEGTTWEAVGDQLLDHHDTARTIGAPPVGRGLRAGRDEKVSARA from the coding sequence ATGAGCGCACGCAGCGTGGAGCGCGGCACGTCCCCCCGGACCGTCGCCGTCGTGACCGAGAGCTTCCTGCCCACCCTCAACGGCGTGACCACCAGTGTCCTGGCGGTCCTCGACCACCTGGAACGACGGGGTCACCGCGCGGTCGTGATCGCCCCGGACACCCCCGGCCTCGCGCAGTTCCGGTCGCGCAGCGCCGTCGAGCGCTACCGCTCCTTCGACGTCCACCGCATCCCCGCCGTCGCCTACCGGCAGTTCCCGGTGGCGCTCCCCCACCCGGTGCTCGACACGATCCTCGCCGCCTCCGGCGCCGACGTGCTCCACGCCGCGAGTCCGTTCCTGTTGGGTGGGCGCGCGATCACGGCAGCCGGGAGGCTCGGCATCCCCTCCGTCGCCGTCTTCCAGACCGACGTGGCCGGGTTCGCCCGCCGCAACGGCCTGACCGCGACCGTCCCGTTGGTGCGGAAGATCCTCGGACGCATCCACGCCGGGGCCTCGCTGACGCTCGCCCCGTCGAGCGCGACCGCCGCGATGCTCGCCGAGGAGGGCGTGCCCCGCGTCGCCCGCTGGGGTCGCGGGGTCGACACCGAGCTGTTCCACCCCGCGCGCCGGTCGACCGGGCACGTGCGGGCACTCCGCCGCCGCCTGGCCCCCAACGGTGAGACCATCGTCGGCTACGTCGGACGCCTCGCCCCGGAGAAGGAGGTCGAGCGGCTCGCCGAGCTCGGCGGTGTCCCCGGCATCCGGGTCGTCGTGGCCGGAGGGGGTCCGTCGCGGGCGATGCTCGAACGTCGGCTCCGGCACCTCGACGTCACCTTCACCGGCCCCCTGCGCGGCGACGCCCTCGCCGACGCGTACGCGGCGCTCGACCTGTTCGTGCACACCGGTCCGGCCGAGACCTTCGGGCAGACCCTGCAGGAGGCCCACGCCTCCGGCCTGCCCGTGATCGCGCCGGCGTCCGGCGGCCCGCTCGACCTGGTCGCCCCGGGGCTCGACGGCGAGTTCTACGACGCCGATGCCCCGCAGGCCCTGCGGCACGCGGTCCTGCGGCTGCACCACGACCGCGCGCTGGCGGAGCGGATGGGTTCCGCCGGTCGACTCCGGGTCGAGGGAACCACCTGGGAGGCCGTCGGCGACCAGCTCCTCGACCACCACGACACGGCCCGCACCATCGGCGCGCCGCCCGTCGGACGGGGCCTCCGGGCCGGTCGGGACGAGAAGGTCAGCGCCCGCGCATAG
- the sdhC gene encoding succinate dehydrogenase, cytochrome b556 subunit produces the protein MAEHTGGGTATAVPDVSIEAPRASRTPQGTLYRGSIGMWSWVLHRITGVAIYFFLLVHILDTALVRLSPEAYNAVIGTYKTPIMNLGEIALVMAIVFHAFNGLRIILIDFWSKGPKYQRAMFWIVMVLWAVAIAGFLPRQLMNLVADFN, from the coding sequence ATGGCTGAGCACACCGGCGGGGGTACGGCGACCGCGGTGCCCGACGTCTCGATTGAAGCCCCGCGGGCTTCTCGGACGCCACAGGGCACGCTCTACCGCGGTTCGATCGGGATGTGGTCGTGGGTTCTCCACCGCATCACCGGCGTCGCGATCTACTTCTTCCTGCTCGTGCACATCCTCGACACGGCGCTCGTGCGGCTCTCCCCAGAGGCGTACAACGCGGTCATCGGCACGTACAAGACCCCGATCATGAACCTCGGCGAGATCGCGCTCGTCATGGCCATCGTGTTCCACGCCTTCAACGGCCTGCGGATCATCCTGATCGACTTCTGGTCGAAGGGCCCGAAGTACCAGCGGGCCATGTTCTGGATCGTCATGGTCCTGTGGGCGGTGGCGATCGCGGGCTTCCTGCCCCGCCAGCTCATGAACCTCGTCGCGGACTTCAACTGA
- a CDS encoding BMP family protein, whose amino-acid sequence MTSRTRQVVLSGLALAGTVAVLAGCASAPSTTDSAKKTDFRPCMVSDAGGFDDKSFNQLGYEGMKDAAKDLGATYKEAESKDATVYDSNIEQLIGQNCNLVVTVGFNLADATKKQAAANPDTDFAIIDDNSIDAKNVKPITFDTSQAAFLAGYAAASYSKTGVVGTFGGMQIPTVTIFMDGFADGVKYYNEQKDKDVKVVGWNVDTGKGSFTGGFEAGTQAKSVAQTLLDQDADVILPVGGPIYQSAAEAIKDADNGSVLIGADSDLYEADPRYKDIAFTSVEKGMRPAVKDVVEQAADDKFSKDPYVGTLENDGVGIAPFHDFESKVDKGLQGELDDVKAGIIDGSIKVKTQS is encoded by the coding sequence GTGACATCTCGTACCCGACAGGTCGTCCTCAGCGGCCTCGCGCTCGCCGGCACCGTCGCCGTCCTGGCCGGCTGCGCCTCGGCGCCGTCCACCACCGACTCGGCGAAGAAGACCGACTTCCGCCCCTGCATGGTCTCCGACGCCGGTGGGTTCGACGACAAGTCGTTCAACCAGCTCGGCTACGAGGGCATGAAGGACGCCGCCAAGGACCTCGGTGCCACCTACAAGGAGGCCGAGTCGAAGGACGCCACCGTCTACGACTCGAACATCGAGCAGCTCATCGGCCAGAACTGCAACCTCGTCGTGACCGTCGGCTTCAACCTGGCCGACGCCACGAAGAAGCAGGCCGCTGCGAACCCCGACACCGACTTCGCGATCATCGACGACAACTCGATCGACGCGAAGAACGTCAAGCCGATCACGTTCGACACCTCGCAGGCGGCGTTCCTCGCCGGCTACGCGGCGGCGTCCTACTCGAAGACCGGCGTCGTCGGCACCTTCGGTGGCATGCAGATCCCGACCGTCACCATCTTCATGGACGGCTTCGCGGACGGCGTGAAGTACTACAACGAGCAGAAGGACAAGGACGTCAAGGTCGTCGGCTGGAACGTCGACACCGGCAAGGGCTCCTTCACCGGTGGCTTCGAGGCCGGCACGCAGGCCAAGTCCGTTGCGCAGACGCTCCTCGACCAGGACGCCGACGTGATCCTGCCCGTCGGTGGCCCGATCTACCAGTCTGCCGCCGAGGCCATCAAGGACGCCGACAACGGTTCCGTCCTGATCGGTGCGGACAGCGACCTCTACGAGGCCGACCCCCGCTACAAGGACATCGCCTTCACCTCGGTCGAGAAGGGCATGCGCCCGGCCGTGAAGGACGTCGTCGAGCAGGCGGCTGACGACAAGTTCTCGAAGGACCCGTACGTGGGCACCCTCGAGAACGACGGCGTCGGCATCGCGCCGTTCCACGACTTCGAGTCCAAGGTCGACAAGGGCCTGCAGGGCGAGCTCGACGACGTGAAGGCCGGCATCATCGACGGCTCGATCAAGGTCAAGACCCAGTCCTGA
- a CDS encoding TNT domain-containing protein, with the protein MTFADTRPILDQLGYTTRYVQLPGETLHEPPVEGALRIVQTDASGYALEVVDYGTARRLAQATGEDDAVEMLRRFLNRPFPEPRDIPRHELEGLRDRAASTYPQLAQQVAQAGEQGLTIQIPAGVPVDRIGGPDGYLLHPLDTPLPSRSLPPHVASSPETHRYVVDRPFLVNVRFVQPWFEQPGGALRFQIADPSATVRDLVVDGALVRLRVV; encoded by the coding sequence ATGACGTTCGCGGACACCCGCCCCATCCTCGACCAGCTCGGCTACACGACCCGGTACGTGCAGCTCCCCGGCGAGACCCTGCACGAACCGCCGGTCGAGGGGGCGCTCCGCATCGTCCAGACCGACGCCTCCGGCTACGCGCTCGAGGTCGTCGACTACGGCACGGCACGTCGTCTCGCGCAGGCCACGGGTGAGGACGACGCGGTCGAGATGCTGCGCCGGTTCCTGAACCGTCCGTTCCCGGAGCCGCGCGACATCCCCCGCCACGAGCTCGAAGGGCTCCGCGACCGCGCGGCGTCGACCTACCCGCAGCTCGCGCAGCAGGTCGCACAGGCCGGCGAGCAGGGGCTGACCATCCAGATCCCGGCCGGTGTCCCCGTCGACCGCATCGGTGGCCCGGACGGCTACCTGCTGCACCCGCTCGACACCCCGCTGCCCAGCCGGTCGCTGCCCCCGCACGTGGCCTCGTCGCCGGAGACCCACCGGTACGTCGTCGACCGGCCGTTCCTGGTGAACGTCCGCTTCGTCCAGCCGTGGTTCGAGCAGCCGGGTGGGGCCTTGCGCTTCCAGATCGCCGACCCGTCGGCCACCGTGCGTGACCTGGTCGTCGACGGTGCGCTCGTCCGTCTCCGGGTGGTCTGA
- a CDS encoding succinate dehydrogenase iron-sulfur subunit: MTDTLVSDAPRTDTVQDAPPGSFSVTVIVRRFDPDVDDEPRWQDFDVMMLPTDRILDALHKIKWEQDGSLTFRRSCAHGVCGSDAMRINGRNRLACKTLIKDLDVSKPIYVEAIKGLPLEKDLVVDMEPFFQSYREVQPFLQSSSAPTPGKERVQSVADRARFDDTTKCILCAACTSSCPVFWTDGQYFGPAAIVNAHRFIFDSRDDAANVRLDILNDKEGVWRCRTTFNCTDACPRGIQVTKAISEVKQAIMRGRA, encoded by the coding sequence ATGACCGACACCCTGGTCTCCGACGCACCCCGCACCGACACCGTGCAGGACGCTCCTCCCGGATCCTTCTCCGTCACGGTCATCGTCCGTCGCTTCGATCCCGACGTCGACGACGAGCCGCGCTGGCAGGACTTCGACGTCATGATGCTGCCGACCGACCGCATCCTCGACGCCCTGCACAAGATCAAGTGGGAGCAGGACGGGTCCCTGACCTTCCGCCGCTCGTGCGCACACGGCGTCTGCGGGTCCGACGCCATGCGCATCAACGGCCGCAACCGCCTGGCGTGCAAGACCCTCATCAAGGACCTCGACGTCTCGAAGCCGATCTACGTCGAGGCGATCAAGGGCCTGCCGCTCGAGAAGGACCTCGTCGTCGACATGGAGCCCTTCTTCCAGAGCTACCGCGAGGTGCAGCCGTTCCTGCAGTCCTCGTCGGCCCCGACGCCCGGCAAGGAGCGCGTCCAGTCCGTCGCCGACCGTGCCCGCTTCGACGACACCACGAAGTGCATCCTCTGCGCCGCGTGCACGTCGTCCTGCCCGGTGTTCTGGACCGACGGGCAGTACTTCGGCCCCGCCGCGATCGTGAACGCACACCGGTTCATCTTCGACTCCCGCGACGACGCCGCGAACGTCCGTCTCGACATCCTCAACGACAAGGAAGGCGTCTGGCGCTGCCGCACGACCTTCAACTGCACCGACGCGTGCCCCCGTGGCATCCAGGTGACGAAGGCGATCTCCGAGGTCAAGCAAGCGATCATGCGCGGCCGGGCGTAG